In Myxococcus stipitatus, the following are encoded in one genomic region:
- a CDS encoding HAMP domain-containing protein: protein MHTLLAALRAVQGGDFAVRLPDFPSSPVMDDISRAFNAVVSLNSVMTQETVRVARVVGREGRMGERVLLGDARGDWATSINSINALIGDLVQPTTEVARVLVAVAEGDLTQKMALEIDGQPVKGEFLRIGTTVNSMVDQLNSFAAEVTRVAREVGSDGKLGGQADVKGVSGVWKDLTDNVNLMANNLTAQVRNIAEVSTAVANGDLSKKITVDARGEVLELKSTINTMVDQLNGFASEVTRVAREVGTEGKLGGQAAVPGVSGTWKDLTDNVNFMASNLTTQVRGIVKVVTAVANGDLTQKLMVPSQGEIAALGATLNNMTDTLNVFAQQVTSVARTVGVEGKLGAQAQVPGAAGTWKDLTDNVNLMANNLTAQVRNIADVTTAVAKGDLSKKITVDVRGEVLELKDTINTMVDQLRAFASEVTRVAREVGTDGKLGGQADVKGVAGVWKDLTDNVNSMASNLTTQVRNIALVTTSVANGDLSKKITVDARGEILELKNTINTMVDQLNSFASEVTRVAREVGTHGKLGGQAEVKGVSGTWKDLTDNVNVMASNLTTQVRGIAKVVTAVANGDLTQRLKMEAKGEVAELADTINAMTQTLSIFAQQVTDVARTVGVEGKLGAQAVVPGVAGTWKDLTNNVNLLANNLTDQVRNIAEVTTAVANGDLSKKITVDAKGEVLELKSTINTMVDQLRGFAAEVTRVAKEVGTDGKLGGQAEVRGVSGVWKDLTDNVNFMASNLTSQVRGIVKVVTAVANGDLTQKLVMDAKGEIAALAETINAMTQTLSIFAQQVTDVARTVGVEGKLGAQAEVPGVAGTWKDLTNNVNLLANNLTAQVRNIAEVTTAVANGDLSKKITVDAKGEVLELKSTINTMVDQLRGFASEVTRVAKEVGTEGKLGGQAEVRGVSGVWKDLTDNVNVLAGNLTDQVRNIAKVTTAVANGDLSQKITVSVKGEVLELKNTINTMVDQLRGFASEVTRVAKEVGTEGKLGGQAAVPGVAGVWKDLTDNVNVLADNLTDQVRNIAKVTTAVANGDLSQKISVEARGEILELKDTINTMVDQLRAFAAEVTRVAKEVGTDGKLGGQAAVPGVAGTWKDLTDNVNSMASNLTAQVRNIALVTTAVANGDLSKKITVDAKGEILELKDTINIMVDQLNSFASEVTRVAREVGTEGKLGGQAEVRGVSGVWKDLTDNVNFMARNLTTQVRGIVKVVTAVANGDLRQKLVVEAKGEVAALAETINNMTDTLGTFAEQVSTVAREVGVEGKLGGQARVPGVAGTWKDLTDNVNFMASNLTTQVRGIVRVVTAVANGDLTQKLIVDAKGEVAALADTINNMTDTLGTFAEQVSTVAREVGIEGKLGGQARVPGARGTWRQLTDNVNQLAGTLTSQLRAISDVATAVTKGDLTRSITVVAEGEVAALKDNINQMIVNLRETTQKNQEQDWLKTNLAKFSGMMQGQKSLDAVSRLIMSELTPLVSAHHGAFFLMDTDGGTPVLKLTSTYAYRERKHIANRFRLGEGLVGQCALERKTILLTHVPQDYITISSGLGESAPLNIIVLPVLFEGEVKAIIELASFHPFSAIHQIFLDQLTESIGVVLNMITANMRTEQLLQQSQGLTQELQSQSKELTQQQEALKLSNSELEEKAKLLEEQNRRVEEKNNEVERARVSLEEKAEQLTVISRYKSEFLANMSHELRTPLNSLLILAKLLSDNKDGNLSTKQVEYANTIYASGGDLLTLINEILDLSKVEAGKMQVEPRDIVLTELNQFIDRSFRPVAEQKGLAFTVEVAPGTPYSIRTDPQRLQQVLKNLLSNAFKFTDEGSVRMTVKLADPGTKLEHEVLKRSRHVIAFSVVDTGIGIATDKQRLIFEAFQQADGSTARKYGGTGLGLSISREIAKLLGGEIHVYSEPRKGSVFTLYLPPEYVGPDDDALSLSSPLEPLSSAPSETPPFIPTPPPVPMGPQPAESGHVLDAALPPPMESLLPPLAVEDDREHIREGDRVLLIIEDDLKFARIMVQLAREKGFKALVATRGDTGLSMANEFQPHAVTLDIQLPVVDGWSVLDRLKRNPRTRHIPVHIISVMDKHLGNAQGAFGYLTKPVSKEGLERVFSQLARFLERTERRLLLVEDDDVQRSSLVSLLAEGGDVQVTAVATGQEVLQKLEEGEYDCLVIDLLLPDMDGIKLVEEVKTQQRFRDLPIVIYTGKELTPKDEARLRRYTGSVILKSGTKSPEQLLSDTALFLHRLDQNLPPRARAALAQRTEQAAELVGKKVLVVDDDMRNIFALTSVLENHGMQVVFAENGRAAIETLEHHRDVDVVLMDVMMPEMDGYETMRAIRKDPKQASLPIIAVTAKALKDDREKCMAAGASDYLPKPVDTDKLLELIRLWVAA, encoded by the coding sequence ATGCACACGCTCCTGGCGGCCCTGCGGGCCGTGCAGGGCGGTGACTTCGCGGTGCGCCTGCCCGACTTCCCGTCATCGCCGGTGATGGACGACATCTCGCGCGCCTTCAACGCGGTGGTGTCGCTCAACTCGGTCATGACGCAGGAGACGGTGCGGGTGGCGCGCGTGGTGGGGCGCGAGGGCCGCATGGGCGAGCGGGTCCTCCTGGGCGACGCACGCGGCGACTGGGCCACGAGCATCAACTCCATCAACGCGCTCATCGGCGACCTGGTGCAGCCGACGACGGAAGTCGCGCGTGTGCTGGTGGCCGTGGCGGAAGGTGACCTCACGCAGAAGATGGCCCTGGAAATCGACGGCCAGCCGGTGAAGGGCGAGTTCCTGCGCATCGGCACCACCGTGAACTCGATGGTGGACCAGCTCAACTCGTTCGCCGCCGAGGTGACGCGCGTGGCGCGCGAGGTGGGCAGCGACGGCAAGCTGGGCGGCCAGGCCGACGTGAAGGGCGTGTCCGGCGTGTGGAAGGACCTCACGGACAACGTGAACCTGATGGCCAACAACCTCACGGCCCAGGTGCGCAACATCGCGGAGGTGTCCACCGCCGTCGCCAACGGCGACCTGTCGAAGAAAATCACCGTGGACGCGCGCGGCGAGGTGCTGGAGCTCAAGAGCACCATCAACACGATGGTGGACCAGCTCAATGGCTTCGCCTCGGAAGTGACGCGCGTGGCGCGCGAGGTGGGCACGGAAGGAAAGCTGGGCGGGCAGGCCGCGGTGCCCGGTGTCTCCGGCACGTGGAAGGACCTCACGGACAACGTGAACTTCATGGCCTCCAACCTGACGACGCAGGTGCGAGGCATCGTCAAGGTCGTGACGGCGGTCGCCAACGGAGACCTCACCCAGAAGCTGATGGTGCCGTCGCAGGGCGAAATCGCCGCGCTGGGCGCGACGCTCAACAACATGACGGACACGCTCAACGTCTTCGCGCAGCAGGTGACGAGCGTGGCGCGCACGGTGGGCGTGGAGGGCAAGCTGGGCGCCCAGGCCCAGGTGCCCGGCGCCGCGGGCACGTGGAAGGACCTCACCGACAACGTGAACCTGATGGCCAACAACCTCACGGCCCAGGTGCGCAACATCGCCGACGTGACGACGGCCGTCGCCAAGGGTGACCTGTCGAAGAAAATCACCGTGGATGTCCGGGGCGAGGTGCTGGAGCTCAAGGACACCATCAACACCATGGTGGACCAGCTGCGCGCCTTCGCCTCCGAGGTGACGCGCGTGGCGCGCGAGGTGGGCACCGACGGCAAGCTGGGCGGTCAGGCCGACGTGAAGGGCGTGGCCGGCGTGTGGAAGGACCTCACGGACAACGTGAACAGCATGGCCTCCAACCTCACCACGCAGGTGCGCAACATCGCCCTGGTGACGACGTCGGTGGCCAACGGCGACCTGTCGAAGAAAATCACCGTCGACGCGCGCGGCGAAATCCTCGAGCTGAAGAACACCATCAACACGATGGTGGACCAGCTCAACTCGTTCGCCTCGGAGGTGACACGCGTCGCGCGCGAGGTGGGCACCCACGGCAAGCTGGGCGGTCAGGCCGAGGTGAAGGGCGTGTCCGGCACGTGGAAGGACCTCACGGACAACGTGAACGTGATGGCCTCCAACCTGACGACGCAGGTGCGAGGCATCGCCAAGGTCGTGACGGCCGTCGCCAACGGAGACCTCACGCAGCGGCTGAAGATGGAGGCCAAGGGCGAGGTCGCCGAGCTGGCCGACACCATCAACGCGATGACGCAGACCCTGTCCATCTTCGCGCAGCAGGTGACGGACGTGGCGCGCACGGTGGGCGTGGAGGGCAAGCTGGGCGCCCAGGCCGTGGTGCCGGGCGTCGCGGGCACGTGGAAGGACCTCACCAACAACGTGAACCTGCTCGCCAACAACCTCACCGACCAGGTCCGCAACATCGCGGAGGTGACGACGGCCGTCGCGAATGGAGACTTGTCGAAGAAAATCACGGTCGACGCCAAGGGCGAGGTGCTCGAACTCAAGAGCACCATCAACACCATGGTGGACCAGCTCCGGGGCTTCGCCGCCGAGGTGACGCGCGTCGCGAAGGAGGTCGGCACCGACGGGAAGCTGGGCGGACAGGCCGAGGTGCGCGGCGTGTCCGGCGTGTGGAAGGACCTCACCGACAACGTGAACTTCATGGCCTCCAACCTCACCAGCCAGGTGCGAGGCATCGTCAAGGTCGTGACGGCGGTCGCCAACGGTGACCTCACCCAGAAGCTGGTGATGGACGCGAAGGGCGAAATCGCCGCGCTCGCGGAGACCATCAACGCGATGACACAGACCTTGTCCATCTTCGCGCAGCAGGTGACCGACGTGGCGCGTACGGTGGGCGTGGAAGGAAAGCTGGGCGCCCAGGCGGAGGTGCCGGGCGTCGCGGGCACGTGGAAGGACCTCACCAACAACGTGAACCTGCTCGCCAACAACCTCACCGCGCAGGTGAGAAACATCGCGGAGGTGACGACGGCCGTCGCGAATGGAGACTTGTCGAAGAAAATCACCGTCGACGCCAAGGGCGAGGTGCTCGAGCTCAAGAGCACCATCAACACCATGGTGGACCAGCTCCGGGGCTTCGCGTCGGAGGTGACTCGCGTCGCGAAGGAGGTCGGCACCGAGGGCAAGCTGGGCGGACAGGCCGAGGTGCGCGGGGTGTCCGGCGTGTGGAAGGACCTCACCGACAACGTGAATGTCCTCGCCGGCAACCTGACGGACCAGGTGCGCAACATCGCCAAGGTGACGACGGCCGTGGCCAACGGAGACCTGTCCCAGAAAATCACCGTCTCCGTGAAGGGCGAGGTGCTGGAGCTCAAGAACACCATCAACACCATGGTGGACCAGCTCCGGGGCTTCGCGTCGGAGGTGACGCGTGTCGCGAAGGAGGTCGGCACCGAAGGCAAGCTGGGCGGTCAAGCCGCGGTGCCCGGCGTCGCGGGCGTGTGGAAGGACCTCACCGACAACGTGAACGTCCTCGCCGACAACCTCACGGACCAGGTGCGCAACATCGCCAAGGTGACGACGGCCGTGGCCAACGGCGACCTGTCGCAGAAGATTTCCGTCGAGGCCCGGGGCGAAATCCTCGAGCTCAAGGACACCATCAACACGATGGTGGACCAGCTGCGCGCCTTCGCCGCCGAGGTGACTCGCGTCGCGAAGGAGGTGGGCACGGACGGCAAGCTGGGCGGTCAGGCCGCGGTGCCGGGAGTGGCCGGCACGTGGAAGGACCTCACGGACAACGTGAACAGCATGGCCTCCAACCTCACCGCGCAGGTGCGAAACATCGCGCTGGTGACCACGGCCGTCGCCAACGGTGACCTGTCCAAGAAAATCACCGTGGACGCGAAGGGCGAAATCCTGGAGCTGAAGGACACCATCAACATCATGGTGGACCAGCTCAACTCGTTCGCCTCGGAAGTGACACGCGTCGCGCGCGAGGTGGGCACGGAAGGAAAGCTGGGCGGTCAGGCCGAGGTGCGCGGGGTGTCCGGCGTGTGGAAGGACCTCACGGACAACGTGAACTTCATGGCCCGCAACCTCACCACGCAGGTGCGCGGCATCGTCAAGGTCGTGACGGCGGTGGCCAATGGAGACCTGCGCCAGAAGCTGGTGGTGGAGGCCAAGGGCGAGGTCGCCGCGCTGGCGGAGACCATCAACAACATGACGGACACGCTGGGCACCTTCGCCGAGCAGGTGTCCACCGTGGCCCGCGAGGTGGGCGTCGAGGGGAAGCTGGGCGGTCAGGCCCGCGTGCCCGGTGTGGCCGGCACGTGGAAGGACCTCACGGACAACGTGAACTTCATGGCCTCCAACCTCACCACGCAGGTGCGCGGCATCGTGCGCGTGGTGACGGCGGTGGCCAACGGCGACCTCACCCAGAAGCTCATCGTCGACGCCAAGGGCGAGGTGGCCGCGCTCGCGGACACCATCAACAACATGACGGACACGCTGGGCACCTTCGCCGAGCAGGTGTCCACCGTGGCCCGCGAAGTGGGTATCGAAGGGAAGCTGGGCGGCCAGGCGCGAGTGCCGGGCGCGCGTGGCACGTGGCGGCAGCTCACCGACAACGTGAACCAGCTGGCCGGGACGCTGACGAGCCAGCTGCGCGCCATCTCCGACGTGGCCACCGCGGTGACGAAGGGGGACCTGACCCGCAGCATCACCGTCGTCGCCGAGGGCGAGGTCGCCGCGCTGAAGGACAACATCAACCAGATGATCGTCAACCTGCGTGAGACGACGCAGAAGAACCAGGAGCAGGACTGGCTCAAGACGAACCTGGCGAAGTTCAGCGGGATGATGCAGGGCCAGAAGAGTCTGGACGCCGTCAGCCGCCTCATCATGAGTGAGCTGACGCCGCTGGTCTCCGCCCACCACGGCGCCTTCTTCCTGATGGACACCGATGGCGGCACGCCGGTGCTCAAGCTGACCAGCACCTACGCGTACCGGGAGCGCAAGCACATCGCCAACCGCTTCCGCCTGGGCGAGGGCCTGGTGGGCCAGTGCGCGCTGGAGCGCAAGACCATCCTGCTCACCCACGTCCCGCAGGACTACATCACCATCTCCTCGGGCCTGGGCGAGTCCGCGCCGCTCAACATCATCGTCCTGCCGGTGCTCTTCGAGGGCGAGGTCAAGGCCATCATCGAGCTGGCCTCGTTCCACCCGTTCAGCGCCATCCACCAGATATTCCTGGACCAGCTCACCGAGAGCATCGGCGTGGTCCTGAACATGATTACGGCGAACATGCGCACCGAGCAGCTCCTGCAGCAGTCGCAGGGGCTCACCCAGGAGCTGCAGAGCCAGTCCAAGGAACTCACCCAGCAGCAGGAGGCGCTCAAGCTCAGCAACAGCGAGCTGGAGGAGAAGGCCAAGCTCCTGGAGGAACAGAACCGCCGCGTCGAGGAGAAGAACAACGAGGTGGAGCGCGCCCGCGTCAGCCTGGAGGAGAAGGCCGAGCAGCTCACCGTCATCTCCCGCTACAAGAGCGAGTTCCTGGCCAACATGAGCCACGAGCTGCGCACGCCGCTCAACAGCCTGCTCATCCTCGCCAAGCTCCTGTCGGACAACAAGGACGGCAACCTCAGCACCAAGCAGGTGGAGTACGCCAACACCATCTACGCCTCTGGCGGAGACCTGCTCACCCTCATCAACGAAATCCTGGACCTCTCCAAGGTGGAGGCCGGGAAGATGCAGGTGGAGCCCCGGGACATCGTCCTCACGGAGCTCAACCAGTTCATCGACCGCAGCTTCCGCCCGGTGGCGGAGCAGAAGGGCCTGGCCTTCACCGTGGAGGTGGCGCCGGGCACGCCGTACTCCATCCGCACCGACCCGCAGCGGTTGCAGCAGGTGCTCAAGAACCTCCTGTCCAACGCCTTCAAGTTCACCGACGAAGGCAGCGTGCGGATGACGGTGAAGCTGGCCGACCCCGGCACGAAGCTGGAGCACGAGGTGCTCAAGCGCTCGCGCCACGTCATCGCCTTCTCGGTGGTGGACACGGGCATCGGCATCGCCACGGACAAGCAGCGCCTCATCTTCGAGGCGTTCCAGCAGGCGGACGGCTCCACCGCGCGCAAGTACGGCGGCACCGGCCTGGGCCTGTCCATCAGCCGCGAAATCGCCAAGCTCCTGGGCGGCGAAATCCACGTCTACAGCGAGCCGCGCAAGGGCAGCGTCTTCACCCTCTACCTGCCGCCCGAGTACGTGGGCCCCGACGACGACGCGCTGTCCTTGTCGTCCCCGCTGGAGCCCTTGTCCTCGGCGCCTTCGGAGACGCCGCCCTTCATCCCGACGCCGCCTCCCGTGCCGATGGGGCCACAGCCCGCGGAGAGCGGCCACGTGCTGGACGCGGCGCTGCCTCCGCCCATGGAATCACTGCTCCCGCCGCTCGCGGTGGAGGATGACCGGGAACACATCCGCGAGGGCGACCGCGTCCTGCTCATCATCGAGGACGACCTGAAGTTCGCCCGCATCATGGTGCAGCTCGCGCGGGAGAAGGGCTTCAAGGCCCTGGTCGCCACGCGTGGGGACACCGGCCTGTCCATGGCCAATGAGTTCCAGCCGCACGCGGTGACGCTCGACATCCAACTGCCCGTGGTGGACGGCTGGAGCGTGCTGGACCGGCTCAAGCGCAACCCGCGCACGCGCCACATCCCGGTGCACATCATCAGCGTCATGGACAAGCACCTGGGCAACGCCCAGGGCGCCTTCGGCTACCTCACCAAGCCCGTGAGCAAGGAGGGCCTGGAGCGCGTCTTCAGCCAGCTGGCCCGGTTCCTGGAGCGCACGGAGCGCCGCCTGCTGCTGGTGGAGGACGACGACGTCCAGCGCTCCAGCCTGGTCAGCCTGCTGGCGGAGGGCGGCGACGTGCAGGTGACGGCCGTCGCCACCGGCCAGGAAGTCCTCCAGAAGCTGGAGGAGGGCGAGTACGACTGCCTGGTCATCGACCTGCTGCTGCCGGACATGGACGGCATCAAGCTGGTGGAGGAGGTGAAGACGCAGCAGCGGTTCAGGGATTTGCCCATCGTCATCTACACGGGGAAGGAGCTGACTCCGAAGGACGAGGCGCGCCTCAGGCGCTACACCGG